AACTTCCAACCAGGGCTCGCGGCTCAGTTTGCGACGTCCGCTGAATGGAGACCGCCCGACAATGCGGGATGTTCCCCAGACGGGTAACGCATGATGCCAGCTCGACTTCGGATAATGTCCGACGCGCTGCTCTTTCGAGGCAACCCACTTCCAGGCGGGCCACACATGAAAGTGATCGGGCAGTCGGATGATGCAGCGGTTGAGGAATCGCCCGAGCACCAGCCCGAGCAGAAACAGTCCGCAACAGACGAAGAGATACGGCACGGGCCACGTCATTGAGCATCGTCCTTTGCCGCTGTTCCATTGATTCGGCTGAGAATCTCGTCGACGAGGCTTTCGGGATCGCGATTCGTGGTCGCGACTTCGAAGTCACTCACGTCGCGATACAACGGCTCCCGCTGTTCGAGCAGCGAGCGGATTTCTTCTTCGAAGTTGAGATCGGTTAGAGCAGGGCGGCTGGCGGCTGAAGTTTCATCGCTCCGCATTCGTCGGGCAATCTCGCTCACTTCGGCGGTCAGCCAGATGACGGGACCGGCCTGCTGCAATCGTTTGCGTGTGTCGGCATTCAGAATCGCTCCGCCGCCCGTTGCGATGATCAATCCATCGTGGCCGCAGAGCTCGGCAATCGCTTCCGCTTCGAGACGACGGAACTCGGCTTCACCGCTGCGGGCGAAGATTTCCGCGATCGAGCAGCCGGCTCGTTCTTCGATCACGCGATCGGAATCGACAGCCCGAGCATGCAGGCGTTGAGCAAGCATGCCTGCGAGCAGACTCTTTCCGGTGCCGCGATACCCAACCAGAGAAATGATCATGGCCTCACGACTCGGATTCGGACTCTTGAGTGGTTTTGACCAGCGAGATGGCTCCCCGCAGCGAGCTTCGCATCTGATCAAGCGGAGCTTTCTGACCGGTGAAGCACTCGAACTGGGCGGCTGCCTGGCGAACGAACATCTCCAGTCCGCTGGCGATGTAGCACTTCCGCTGGCGGGCGTGCTTGATGAGCAGCGTGTTCTCCGGATTATAGATGGTGTCGAAGACGACCATGTTGTCCTTGATCCAGTTCGGCTCGAACGGGCTTTCGTCCATGTTGGGGAACATGCCGATCGGCGTGCAGTTGATGAGGACGTCCGGCGTCTGTGCTCCCCGGTTTTCCCAGGTGCAGTGCAGGCACTTGAGATGGTCGGCCAGTTCTTTGACTTTGGAGCGAGTGCGGCCCGCGATCGTGAGGTGCCCGCCGCCGTTCACAATGCCCAGGCCAATTGCCCGGGCGACGCCGCCGGTGCCGAGAATGAGCACCTTGCGATCCTTGAACGATCCCTCCGGCCAGCCCGCTTCGGTCACGGCCTGTTTCAGCGTCGCCATAGCGGCTTCGTAATCGGTGTTGGCGGCGAACCAGATGCCGCGATTGTTCTTGTAGAGCGTGTTCGTCGCTCCGATGGTCGAGATTTCTGGATCGAGATGATCGGCAAATTTCGTCACTCGCTGCTTATGCGGAATCGTGACGCTGTACCCGTCGACATTGAGCCGCTTGAGCGCTTTCAGGGAGTCTTCGAAATGCTGCTCGGAAATCCGGAAGGGAAGATAAACGGCGTTGATGCCTTCGCGGGCGAATGCGTCGTTGTGAATCCGCGGGCTGTAGCTGTGAGCGATCGGATCGCCGAGGACGCCAAAGACTCGAGTCTCGGAATTGATATTCTGATACCGATACAGCTTGAGCATCTCGGTGAATGAGATCTGTCCGGGAGCGAGTTCCCGTTCGCTGCTGAAGCTGGCGTACGTGAACGGAGAACCGTATTTTTTGCAGAGAAGTCGCGTGAACAGGCCGAATTCTCCCATGCAGAAGCCGACCGTAGGCTTCTCGGCATTGGCGACCAGTTCAAGCATCCGCACGCCATCAGCCGGGCTGTTGGCCATGGTCACGATCTTCAGCACATCGGCATCGTGATCCGACATCTGTTCGTAGATTTCGTTCAGATTGGCAGGCGTCTCTTCGAAGTTGTGATAACTGATGATCCGCTTTGTGCGTCCGTAACGGGGAATTTTCTTCGCGATGTCGACTTCCAGGTCGACAAAATCGACCCCGTCGACAATGGCCGATCGCAGCAGCGTCTGCCGCTCCTCTTCCGTTCCGCGCCAGCGACCCCGATCTTCCGCCCGGCGGCAGGTGACCACCGTCGGCGTGGGGCGATTCTTCAGCAGGACCGAGATATCGCTGATCTGCTTGATCCAGTCGAGCCGCAACTCGACCAACTCGGCTCCTGCCTGAGCAAGCGCTTCATGTTCCTTACGCATCATTTTGAGGCGTGTTCG
The sequence above is a segment of the Rubinisphaera margarita genome. Coding sequences within it:
- a CDS encoding shikimate kinase — its product is MIISLVGYRGTGKSLLAGMLAQRLHARAVDSDRVIEERAGCSIAEIFARSGEAEFRRLEAEAIAELCGHDGLIIATGGGAILNADTRKRLQQAGPVIWLTAEVSEIARRMRSDETSAASRPALTDLNFEEEIRSLLEQREPLYRDVSDFEVATTNRDPESLVDEILSRINGTAAKDDAQ
- the aroE gene encoding shikimate dehydrogenase, with protein sequence MICVSVGRTRLKMMRKEHEALAQAGAELVELRLDWIKQISDISVLLKNRPTPTVVTCRRAEDRGRWRGTEEERQTLLRSAIVDGVDFVDLEVDIAKKIPRYGRTKRIISYHNFEETPANLNEIYEQMSDHDADVLKIVTMANSPADGVRMLELVANAEKPTVGFCMGEFGLFTRLLCKKYGSPFTYASFSSERELAPGQISFTEMLKLYRYQNINSETRVFGVLGDPIAHSYSPRIHNDAFAREGINAVYLPFRISEQHFEDSLKALKRLNVDGYSVTIPHKQRVTKFADHLDPEISTIGATNTLYKNNRGIWFAANTDYEAAMATLKQAVTEAGWPEGSFKDRKVLILGTGGVARAIGLGIVNGGGHLTIAGRTRSKVKELADHLKCLHCTWENRGAQTPDVLINCTPIGMFPNMDESPFEPNWIKDNMVVFDTIYNPENTLLIKHARQRKCYIASGLEMFVRQAAAQFECFTGQKAPLDQMRSSLRGAISLVKTTQESESES